Proteins encoded together in one Peribacillus asahii window:
- a CDS encoding GerAB/ArcD/ProY family transporter has protein sequence MEKAKISAYQLFVLMVLFEHGTTLLLPLAVEAKQDAWLAVLLGMVGGFILFWIYYGLYQYYPDNLPTEYVQKIIGKVLGRLLAFFFLIYFMYIASRDLRDFGEMLVTVAYPDTPLFILNALLMLVMVYTVRKGIEVLARTGEFFFIIVYLFALTGFILIVASGLLSLTNLKPVLEEEILSIMKITFTQTLYFPFGEVVAFAMILPYVNQSKKAKAAGLFAIGLSGVNIAIITALNISVLGVDLVSRSPFPLLSTIQTIRVAEFLERLDVYFMLTTIICGFFKISVYCYVAVIGIADLFNIKESSRLVYPIGIVILFLSITIASNVSEHIKEGLQVIPFFVHLPLQVVIPLLLLVIAFLKNRKSR, from the coding sequence GTGGAGAAAGCGAAAATCAGCGCATATCAGCTGTTTGTCCTCATGGTATTATTTGAACACGGTACTACCTTATTGCTCCCCCTTGCGGTTGAGGCGAAACAGGATGCCTGGCTGGCCGTTCTGCTTGGGATGGTTGGCGGCTTCATACTATTTTGGATTTATTATGGTCTTTATCAGTATTACCCTGATAACTTGCCAACAGAGTATGTACAAAAAATTATAGGGAAAGTGCTTGGACGACTGCTTGCTTTTTTTTTCCTAATTTATTTTATGTATATTGCGTCAAGAGACCTGCGGGACTTTGGAGAAATGCTAGTAACCGTAGCTTATCCGGATACCCCTCTGTTCATTTTGAATGCATTATTGATGCTGGTAATGGTTTATACAGTTCGTAAAGGGATTGAGGTACTAGCAAGAACAGGTGAATTTTTTTTTATAATTGTGTATTTATTTGCCCTTACTGGCTTTATTCTGATTGTTGCTTCTGGTTTGCTCAGTCTTACTAACTTAAAACCAGTACTGGAAGAAGAAATTTTATCGATTATGAAAATTACCTTTACTCAAACTCTGTATTTCCCATTTGGAGAAGTAGTTGCATTTGCGATGATTCTGCCGTATGTGAATCAATCTAAAAAGGCAAAAGCAGCTGGTTTGTTCGCCATAGGTTTAAGCGGCGTCAACATAGCGATTATCACAGCGCTTAACATTAGTGTTCTCGGTGTTGATCTCGTCTCGCGCTCGCCATTTCCCCTTCTCAGTACCATCCAGACTATTCGAGTAGCAGAGTTTTTGGAGCGTCTGGATGTGTATTTTATGCTGACTACAATTATTTGCGGTTTCTTTAAGATTAGTGTGTATTGTTATGTAGCTGTTATAGGCATAGCAGACTTGTTTAACATCAAAGAATCTTCACGACTGGTTTATCCAATTGGAATTGTAATTTTATTTTTATCCATTACAATTGCCAGCAATGTCTCTGAGCATATCAAGGAGGGTTTGCAAGTTATCCCATTTTTTGTGCATCTGCCGCTTCAAGTGGTGATCCCTCTTTTGCTTCTCGTTATTGCTTTTTTAAAAAATCGGAAAAGTCGATAA
- a CDS encoding CBO0543 family protein, whose product MAGDLLKNALLHDYKLWSYKETIFGSNILYGHLIIDIMIMVLVYSSTLLIFLGNFPRNRIKQILWILLWVFLYSLIEFINAKYLNLFEYHHGWNITWSVLFNIVMFTVLRIHVNRPLLAWLISILFIALLWNIFDIPKEVLK is encoded by the coding sequence ATAGCTGGTGATCTTTTAAAGAATGCTTTACTGCACGATTATAAATTGTGGTCATATAAAGAAACTATTTTCGGTAGTAATATTCTATATGGTCACCTTATTATTGACATAATGATTATGGTGTTAGTATATTCCTCCACATTACTCATTTTTTTAGGGAATTTTCCTAGAAACAGAATTAAACAAATACTTTGGATTTTGTTGTGGGTTTTTCTTTATAGTCTAATCGAATTCATCAACGCTAAATATCTAAATTTGTTTGAATACCATCATGGATGGAATATTACCTGGTCTGTCTTATTCAATATTGTTATGTTTACCGTGCTAAGAATTCATGTTAATAGACCCTTGTTAGCTTGGCTAATTTCTATTTTGTTTATAGCTTTATTGTGGAATATATTCGACATTCCAAAAGAAGTACTTAAATGA
- a CDS encoding site-specific integrase, whose protein sequence is MSLNKRVKRKPVGKMANQKEYPKFTMEQAIDLVVAGKSAEGLRERTLKDYRKDWGYFVNWLQKTYEIETVDELSPQIFRDYINYLKYDAPKYDGHKYIQSDQGLGLSDTTINIRLRVYRAMFNFLERMILNLVLGFEISFYN, encoded by the coding sequence ATGTCTTTAAACAAAAGAGTGAAACGTAAACCAGTTGGAAAAATGGCTAATCAAAAGGAATATCCAAAATTTACAATGGAACAAGCAATTGATTTAGTTGTAGCGGGAAAGAGTGCGGAGGGACTAAGAGAGAGGACGTTAAAGGATTACCGTAAGGATTGGGGTTATTTTGTTAATTGGCTTCAAAAAACATATGAGATTGAAACGGTAGACGAACTATCACCACAGATTTTTAGAGACTATATTAACTACTTGAAATATGATGCTCCCAAGTATGACGGACATAAGTATATCCAAAGTGACCAAGGTTTAGGATTATCTGATACAACGATTAATATTCGTTTAAGGGTGTATCGAGCAATGTTTAACTTTTTGGAGCGGATGATATTGAATCTGGTGTTGGGATTCGAGATATCGTTTTACAATTAA
- a CDS encoding HesB/IscA family protein — translation MSDVVNITEAAAFQIKEMMKHNGEEGSFLRVAVKGGGCSGLSYGMAFEQEAGEKDQQLEQFDIKILVSEDDAPILNGTTIDYKQSMMGGGFTIDNPNAIASCGCGSSFRTATNTGTPENC, via the coding sequence GTGAGCGATGTTGTTAATATTACGGAAGCGGCAGCTTTTCAAATAAAAGAAATGATGAAACATAATGGAGAGGAAGGCTCTTTCTTACGAGTAGCTGTAAAAGGTGGCGGTTGCAGCGGTCTATCCTATGGAATGGCATTTGAACAAGAGGCAGGCGAGAAGGATCAACAATTAGAACAGTTTGATATTAAAATTCTCGTTAGTGAAGATGATGCGCCTATTTTAAACGGAACAACAATCGATTATAAACAATCGATGATGGGCGGAGGATTTACCATCGATAATCCAAATGCCATCGCATCTTGTGGCTGCGGGTCATCATTTAGAACGGCGACAAATACGGGAACACCAGAGAATTGTTAA
- a CDS encoding DUF2225 domain-containing protein: MGELPPLFDKSIECLLCKQSATTKKIRSRFIKVSEYDTDFCPKYAEGTTNGLFYNIHVCPKCGFAFSKEFSKYFAPATKEEILEKICSHWVPHSFSGERTINDAIQTYKLACYSAILKKEKHITIAGLYLRTAWLYRLKQNEEQEHRFMRLARHEYEESFSIGDYNGTQVSEVRILYLAGELSRRIGELQAATKYFSMVLEKRKSAVETSIIQMARDRWADIKGELPAH, translated from the coding sequence ATGGGGGAATTACCACCGCTATTTGACAAAAGTATAGAATGTCTTCTTTGTAAACAATCAGCCACTACGAAAAAAATTCGTTCTCGTTTTATTAAAGTATCTGAATATGATACGGATTTTTGTCCAAAATATGCGGAAGGTACAACCAATGGACTATTCTATAACATACATGTTTGTCCTAAATGTGGCTTTGCATTTTCAAAAGAATTCTCTAAATATTTCGCTCCTGCCACAAAAGAAGAAATTTTAGAGAAAATTTGCTCTCATTGGGTGCCTCATTCCTTTTCTGGTGAACGCACCATTAATGATGCCATTCAAACGTATAAATTAGCTTGTTATAGTGCCATCTTAAAAAAAGAAAAGCATATTACCATTGCCGGACTTTATTTACGAACGGCTTGGCTTTACCGTCTGAAGCAAAATGAAGAACAAGAACATCGCTTTATGAGATTGGCACGTCATGAATATGAGGAATCCTTTTCTATCGGGGACTATAATGGGACTCAAGTGTCTGAAGTACGTATTTTATACTTAGCCGGGGAGTTATCTAGACGGATAGGAGAGCTGCAGGCTGCTACAAAATATTTTTCCATGGTTCTTGAAAAGCGAAAATCAGCTGTTGAAACGTCCATCATTCAAATGGCACGCGATCGCTGGGCAGACATTAAAGGGGAATTGCCCGCACACTAA
- a CDS encoding YuzB family protein, which yields MKPIIEFCVSNLASGAYKAMEQLEKDPNLDVVEYDCLSYCGICSSDLFALVNGEVVTASSTEELVANIYQYLDEHPMF from the coding sequence ATGAAACCAATTATCGAATTTTGTGTTAGCAATTTAGCGAGCGGTGCATATAAAGCAATGGAACAATTGGAAAAAGACCCCAATTTGGACGTTGTTGAATATGACTGTTTAAGTTATTGCGGGATTTGTTCAAGCGATCTTTTTGCTCTTGTTAATGGTGAAGTCGTTACTGCAAGCTCTACAGAAGAGCTTGTGGCCAATATATATCAATATTTAGATGAACATCCAATGTTTTAA